The Coregonus clupeaformis isolate EN_2021a chromosome 3, ASM2061545v1, whole genome shotgun sequence genome includes a region encoding these proteins:
- the il21 gene encoding interleukin-21 — MKLLVCCLLAVTCCVLVDAVKDERSLKLTEVLKELKALNKSVEHNSVMLNTPSLDMEECCSLYALECFRAMVPHLTARNKQLQHKFAKSLRNPLISTSLDSCSLEEREKTVCQGCDSYPKDSQKWVQQLESLLQKAISRLA; from the exons ATGAAGCTGCTTGTTTGTTGTCTTCTAGCCGTCACCTGTTGTGTTTTGGTGGATGCAGTCAAGGATGAGAGATCACTGAAGCTGACTGAAGTACTAAAGGAATTAAAAGCGCTAAACAAAAGTGTGGAG CACAACAGCGTGATGTTGAACACTCCTTCACTGGATATGGAG GAGTGCTGTTCCCTATATGCCTTGGAGTGCTTCCGGGCGATGGTACCTCATCTCACGGCCAGAAACAAGCAACTTCAGCATAAATTTGCCAAAAGCCTCAGGAACCCACTGATT TCGACAAGTCTGGACTCCTGCagtctagaggagagagag AAAACAGTCTGCCAAGGATGTGATTCCTATCCAAAGGACAGCCAGAAATGGGTACAACAGTTGGAATCTCTACTTCAAAAG GCCATCAGTAGACTGGCGTGA